TTTATATAGAGTACATTCATAATCTGTACTATAAAACAACATCGAAAATTACATCATGCCACTGGCTTGTTCCTAGGGCTTTCTTTGTAGTTTCCTCGGATGAAAGAATCGGATGGATCAACACATGTGTCCTGCAACGTTATTTTGATAGAATAAAAAAAATGTGCACTGCTTCACAAACCCATCTGCATAAATATATAGAGAGAGATTAGATTGCACCGAAATGAAAGCCAGCTCTTTTCCTCAAATTTTCATTATTAGTATGACGACCACTAATGATATAAAAAAACTAAAATGATTACTTCCCTAAATCAATAAACTGTTTTATGTAAATGCAACACAGTCGCAGTGTAGCATAATACAGACTGCTtgctgtcacaccctaaaggACTGATAAAACTGGGCCACGCGATTCTTCCATGTCACAACAGCCTAGAGAACATAATACAGACTGCAGGCAGCCTGACATTCAGCAACCAATTTTCTATATAAATTCGTCGTGCCCTCTAATCCCCATCAATGTGGCTGAACCAAGTTGTTATTTCCACTATTATTTGGATTACATGGTTGGCTATGTAAAGTTGTAAACTGTAACTACCCAGAGCCCCATTTTTACTCCAACTGCTAAAACTGTAGAGAGTACTAGCTACAGTAGCTAGCTGTTCTGTTCAATGTTATGACGCTAATCTGAAATAAGGAAAATCCATCCTTGATCCAATCAACTGCAGCCCATTGTTCTCAGATTAACATCGGCCAAAAATTTTCAGTTCAGTGCAGGATAAAAGATCTTTCTCCTcggccctgctgctgctgctgcttcaatTGATTGATTTATCTTCAGTGTGTGCATTGGTGTTTGAACTAAGACACTGCTAGCAAAGTGGAGCGTCAAAAGTCAGCCACTATTTCTGCATTTTACATGTTTTATTGGATAGGTAAAAGTGCTAACAGTGAATATGATTATGGAATCACACAAAAGACCAATGGAAGTTTTTGCATGATTGTTGGTTATGATGGATACAATATATTACAAAAGATTAAAATACCCCGAACATAGGAATTTCTTGTTTGAAAATTGTGACTCCCAATGCGTGAACAGTACACATACACAACTGTGACACAGACGCTCACGTACACATACGCACGCTCACCCTTATACAAGTACACAATTCTACCTTTATAGATATCTACGAGAGACTGAGCCGATAGATTCTCGAGATGGATGAAGTCAACATTGCTCTCTCTGTCCAGAAAATAAGTTATTCTAGGATTCAAAATTTATCCAAAAAATAAGTTATCTTACCCTATTTAGAAAGTGCATGTGCATGCAAGAATCAATTAGTACCAAATATGTGTAGTAAATAGGGGCAAACATGATTATTTTACCTTCTTGTTAATTTATTCTAGAATTTCTAGGATGACTTGtttttggaatggagggagtatgcTCTTCGTTGAGCACATCGCCTGTCGCTGAAATAACGTTAGTTAAATTctgaaataaatctagaaaaatgCGAGCACCTGTGTTGAATCGAGGACTCGAATGGGTGGGCAGGTTCCATCACAAGAAATCTTACCAGCTAAGCTACGCTCAGTAGCATAACCCAAACAAAATATAATTGTCACAATCCAAATGAAAAAAATACTTTGCTGGTTGCAATAGGAAATCTACTAATAATAAAGTCTGAAATCTTTTATAAGAAAAAATTTGATAATAACGAGTTGAATTGTTTATTTAATAATCAACTTCAAAGTTCTTCTATACGGTGTTCTACCAAGTTGGTTATACGGGGAAAGGAAAGTGAGGTCGAAAGGCACCATATTAATCCAGCGCCTGTAGGCAGAGAAAATCAAATAAATTAAAGAATAAATAAAAAGGCAAAAGGAGGAACTGGGGTTTCTTCATCGCCGTcttcggcggcgccgccgccgcagcccctaTCCTCCGGCCACCCTCCGAAGGTTCGACCGCCTCCACTACCTCCGCTTTTCCTTTCTGTCCCCTCCAGTTCGCGGTTATGAGATGATGCGCTTTCTTTCTCTCTACCAGATTCGGGTTTCAGATTGGCGCCGCCTAGGGCACGCAATAGCCCCCGCCCTGTCTGATCTTCCGAACTCCGgccttcctcctcgccgccggcgccttaCGGAATGGCGACCTCGAAGACCCTGTCCACGAGCGCCCCGGAGACGGAGCAAGGTACGCATGTGTTTCGCATCGTGGGGTACAGCCAGCAAACGGGGCTCGGAAAGCCCATCAGGTCCGGCAAGTTCTCCGTCGGCGGGCATAAGTGGGTTGCCTTCTTGTACCCTGTTGTGTCCAAATTCCCCAATGGAATCGACGAGCACCACCAAGTCGCTGGGGTGGCGATGGGACCCAAAAGCGCAAAGGCGCGGGCGTCCTGCAAGCTGAGGTTAATCAACCAGAGGACTGGGTTGGCTTTCTCGGTGCATAAGGCGGCACCGAGGGAGTTCAGCCATGATAATGCCCGTAGCAGTTATGATCACTTTCAGATAAACCTGAGTGTCCTCGAAGCGCCACCTGTTCTTCAGGATGATTGCAATATTGCATCACCATGGAATGGACTATCACTGTCATCAAACAGCCAAGGATACCTGAAGTCAAATCTTTTCCCAATATTGAGGTGCCTCCCTCTGACATCGCGCTGCATTTGCCAAGCTGTTGGAAGAAAAGGAGGGAGTGGGATATCACATTCAGTGTAGGAGGAAAAAATATCGGAGCACACAAGATGGTGCTTGCCATAAGGTCACCCGTATTCAAAGCAGAACTCTATGGACCTATGAGGGAGGAGGGAACAGAGCCCATTGTGGTCAAAGATGTGCAGCCTGATGTTTTCAGGGTCCTTCTCCATTTCATATATACCGACTCTTTGCCTCCTTTGGAAGATCTTGAGGAAGATGATCGTAATGAAATCATCCGTCACTTGCTTGTTGCTGCGGTTCGATACGCCATGGAGAGGCTAAAGCTGATGTGTCAGATTATCCTTTGTGAAAATCTTAGTATTCAGACCGTGGCAACCACGCTGGCTTTAGCTGATCAACATCATTGTGACATGCTTAAGGATGCTTGCATTGAATTTATGGCCTGTTCAAGTGTTATGGATGCTGTGGAGGCAACGCAAGGCTACAAGAATCTGAAAAGAACTTGCCCATCTGTTGTAGTTGAAGCGTTGGAAAAGATAAGTAGGTTTCGTAACGGATGAACAGCTCATCTTAAGTTCAATCTGTCAGTAGAAAATTAGTTTATGAGCACAGATTATCTTAGCTTTGCTCGCTTTTGATATAGCAGCATAGATTATCTTGAATATGGATGAACAGCTGAATGTAGATAAGTAATCTAACAGAAAGTAGTCTAGTTTTTAAGTTACTGGAATAGCATGCTAATCTTGTTATATCCTCTCATCCTAAACTACTACTGGTTAGTGAATTCTTTATGTTTCATAAGCATTATGCTGACTGCGTCTTTTGATGTCTAAATGTATGAATTGCACACTCCTCAGCCAGCTTGATGCTCCCATCGTATAAAAATTACCATTAGTATTCTACAATATCTTCCTTCTTGTGGGCACCATTTGCCGATTATTGAATGTCCATGTAAGTTTACACATACTGCTATGATGACCTGAACCATCCTAATTAAACTACATAAATAATATTATTGTGGTATTATCATAAATAGGAATAACGGTATCTGTATCAGCGTTAAATATGAAGCCTGCTATCTTCTGCTAAAGCAGGTCATCAGAACTTGAACATATGGAGATTAGCAGCTAAATGATTGATAAATCTAAGAGAGGCTGTAGTTCTGATGTTAGAGGCTGTTTGGTTGTCTGCCTCGGACGCCGCGCCACGCCACACATCTCATGCAGCAGATGTGGCGGCCGaatcggccgccgcaccttaggCGCGGTGTGGCGCCATCGCAGGCAACCAAACAGCCCCTTAGTATGTTACAGGAGTATCATGCTAGTTTTGGTTTTGCTATATCTTCTCACTTTAAGCCACAAATGGTTACTATAGGGTATCATATGCAACATGCTGATCGTATATATCCCTTGATGTTTCCATAGAGTATTTATCATTTCCCTTCTACAGAAAATTGCTTTTAAGTAGTGCATATTAACATTTCTGTAAGGATGGCAATATGGCATCAACTATCGCAATggtttatataaaaatattaaTTCCCTGTTCTCAAGGGATAATAACATTGAAAATATGTATGACTTCGAGTCTTCAACACTGTCACAGTGAGCTTCTGTGGAAATTAAATTTTACCATTCTCATTTGACAATAGCTGTAAATCATATACAATATAGTATGCTGGGAGTGTATCCTCTAATGAATATTCATCATGTATAATTCATGCTTTGGTAAGTGGAATTATGAATCTGACTTCAAAATGAACTGAATGAAATTTGAAGGAATGTGTACGTGTAATTGATCAACAACTATAACCCTATACCCTTGCAGTAGCATCTTTTGGTGGCCTTTCTTAATATTAAACTCAAACTTGAGGCTGAAAAACCAAGCATTGGAGTGTGGAATTTCTTTGCTTTATTAGCTGTAGATTTCATTTGGAAATTACACTTTGATGGTTTTATTGCATGGAGTCAAGATCGATAATGTTTGCTTGCCACCTATTCTACTGTTGTAGTATGTGAGTGAATCTAGTTGCGCATATTTGTGCAAATGGGATACCAGTTACTCATCACGATAAGAAACACTCAAAGTAAGTCAGGTAGTACAGGGCAAATAATTCTTCATAGAGTTTACTATGTTAGTAGAAAAGTTATTCTGGCTCAACTTTTTCAGTGGCACTATTTCTCCCATCCTCCCATCCAACATTGTCAACTAATATCATCTTTAACCATATTGAACACCAATATTTCATCTCCTCGAATGTTTCTATTTTCTTGTATTTGGTAAGAGTGAAATCTTGACGTTCGAGTACTAGCATTGCCCTCCAATATGAGTGATGAATGGCTCTAGGTTCTGTTAGTAAATTTGGAGTCTGAATTAAATTTAAGCATATGCATAATTGTGTCATAACATGATTAAAGGTGATCCTATCAACTCATGAGAGACAATGTAACTTCTCCGCATTTTGTTTAATCTCTCGATGTAGTCGTGTCCTTCTCTAATTTGTCTGCAAAAACTTTGACCTGAATTTTGTTTGTTGTGGCAATTTTGGTTACCATGGAGTAATAAATGGTTGTCACCTTGTTCTTGCAATATTGGGGTGAGAAACTTTCTTTAAAAAAATTTGCCTGCTATATTTGGCACTGTCCTAAAAAACGTTATCTTTTCTTTATGTATTGTTATCTTTTTAAGTCTTCAGAATTCTGGACTGCTTATTCTATATATAGGAATTGAGCCTACTTCAGTTAGTTAGAGGCAACCTAGGTTCAAATCCTCTTCAAGTTAAATTTAGATGCCTATTTCTTCAAATTTAGTGTCACCACCTACTTCCTCCTAGGTTGGTCGAGTATTTTTACATGTTGTATATTTTAAGTTCATTTGTCAAGTCAAGCCCGAGCAGCTTCCCGGTGTCCGTGAGGCATGAACCTCGTGTCTCCACCCCTCTCCATGCCTCCCCATGATCCAAACAAACCGTATGGCTTGGATACCAATTGTTATGATATCAGTACACACGAGCGCGAGTGATTCGGTTCGGTTTGAGTTGGTGGATGCGAGAGATCGGACTGAAGAGCAATGACCATATTGGAGACATGGACACGGCCGACGTATGGGGAGGTGGCAGCGGAGGGGAAGAGAAGAggagcaccccccccccccccccaagtaAAATTCCCCCTCAATCCCATTTATGACAGAATACATACAAATACGATAGGGAAAGAGAAACAACTAGAAATCCTTATATTAACACTAAAATTTTTAGGAAGACCATCTCCCACTACTTATGTCTGTGTCCCTTCAGCTATCGTGGATATATTGCGTACTTTGGTGAACTTACAGTACATATGAGCTAAAGCCTAAAGGTTGGAAATATGATCCTTCGGTGAAAGAATGTTTTCATCACTACAAAAAATCTGTTAATCTATGATGGATTTTCAGTGACGTTCTCATGGAACGTCATAGCTATGCTAACATCTATAACGATTTGTGGATTTTCTTCACGGATATGCAAATAGCCCATCCAGGCTCAAATTTGGATCCGATTTCTATGACGAACCTTGGTAACCGTCATAGATTGAAAATAAAAATTATCACGGTTTTGATACCGTACTCAACCATAATTTTAACAAAACAAGTACGTCGCTTTCTTTTAAAAAACCCTAAAATATGTTACTTCATTATATagtttaaaaaattaaaatgcaTTACATCATTATATAGTTTGCATGTGCGTAGATTTTAAATTTCATAAAAATAAAATGTTAAAAATGGGCCAATGAAAGGGATTAAACCTAGACTTCACGTAACAGCATCAAGTGTCTTACCACTAAAATACACCTCTAAATAATATAATTTCGGAATTCCTAAACAACACTCGATTGTCTTTTGCCCGTCACCAGTTAATTCCTGTTTTGTCCGTCAACTATCTTTTTGGGCTGCATTTAGCAATCGTTTCTATTTTTCTGTTGAATGCAACCCGGTGCCCCTGCCCATTCTCGATTGTTTTTTTTCCTGTCATCATTCAGATCTTTGA
The Panicum hallii strain FIL2 chromosome 6, PHallii_v3.1, whole genome shotgun sequence genome window above contains:
- the LOC112898064 gene encoding BTB/POZ and MATH domain-containing protein 2-like, whose translation is MATSKTLSTSAPETEQGTHVFRIVGYSQQTGLGKPIRSGKFSVGGHKWVAFLYPVVSKFPNGIDEHHQVAGVAMGPKSAKARASCKLRLINQRTGLAFSVHKAAPREFSHDNAPMEWTITVIKQPRIPEVKSFPNIEVPPSDIALHLPSCWKKRREWDITFSVGGKNIGAHKMVLAIRSPVFKAELYGPMREEGTEPIVVKDVQPDVFRVLLHFIYTDSLPPLEDLEEDDRNEIIRHLLVAAVRYAMERLKLMCQIILCENLSIQTVATTLALADQHHCDMLKDACIEFMACSSVMDAVEATQGYKNLKRTCPSVVVEALEKISRFRNG